The following proteins come from a genomic window of Pirellula staleyi DSM 6068:
- a CDS encoding HDOD domain-containing protein, which yields MPAANPNNLKELLQSAQLPALPHSAIRLLELSQNPDNGPAEFAVPIEADPGLTGQVLKFVNSSYFGFSREISSIKLAITLVGIRTIKNFALWSAVFSLMPNPKCGPFDLKSLWQDSLRRGLFARAMGKLSGLKEAEDLFAAALLQDMAVPLLAKELPQRYLKLFAGRTESPSRLSDLERAEFGWTHADAAALMARTWSLPEEFARLIESHTQLPEMLAAGSTDVGRLAVALSSMLPTAGEKNWTEREAFCEAFTKIAGSSGKTPADILGQIDKEFCDFAPVLKVAAPAVTLSQHLAGPVPAKA from the coding sequence ATGCCCGCAGCGAATCCCAACAATCTCAAGGAACTGCTTCAGAGTGCTCAGTTGCCCGCGCTGCCACACAGTGCGATCCGACTTTTGGAGCTCTCGCAGAACCCCGACAATGGCCCTGCTGAGTTCGCCGTGCCGATCGAAGCCGATCCCGGCCTGACCGGTCAGGTGCTGAAGTTCGTCAACTCGTCGTACTTCGGTTTCTCGCGAGAGATTTCGAGCATCAAGCTCGCGATCACGCTCGTCGGTATCCGCACGATCAAGAATTTCGCACTTTGGAGCGCGGTCTTCAGCTTGATGCCGAACCCGAAGTGCGGCCCCTTCGATCTCAAGAGCTTGTGGCAAGACTCGCTCCGACGCGGACTCTTTGCCCGCGCCATGGGCAAGCTCTCGGGGCTCAAAGAAGCCGAAGATCTCTTCGCCGCTGCCCTGCTCCAAGACATGGCCGTTCCTCTCTTGGCCAAGGAATTGCCGCAGCGATACCTGAAACTGTTCGCCGGTCGAACCGAATCGCCATCGCGACTTTCGGATCTCGAACGTGCTGAGTTTGGCTGGACCCACGCCGATGCTGCCGCCTTGATGGCTCGCACCTGGAGCCTCCCAGAAGAGTTCGCTCGCCTCATCGAATCGCACACGCAGCTCCCCGAAATGCTCGCTGCTGGCAGCACCGACGTCGGTCGCCTCGCTGTGGCACTTTCGTCGATGCTTCCGACCGCTGGTGAAAAGAACTGGACCGAACGCGAAGCTTTCTGCGAAGCGTTCACCAAAATTGCAGGAAGCAGCGGCAAAACCCCGGCTGACATCCTGGGTCAAATCGACAAGGAATTCTGCGATTTCGCACCAGTTCTCAAGGTAGCTGCCCCCGCAGTCACCCTGTCGCAGCACCTCGCCGGCCCTGTTCCCGCCAAGGCTTAG
- a CDS encoding PTS sugar transporter subunit IIA, whose protein sequence is MKFADFVSVGSIKADLAAEDKPGVIQEMVGSLAAAGAIKESEVEGIIAAIMKREELGSTGIGRGVAVPHTKHPSVEKLVGTVGVSHAGVDFNSLDGDKVQLFFLLISPPDRPGDHLRALENISRQLRDDTFCRFLKQARSTVDIQTLLDEADVSQFGS, encoded by the coding sequence ATGAAGTTCGCGGATTTCGTGAGTGTCGGTTCGATCAAAGCCGATCTCGCTGCCGAAGACAAACCGGGCGTGATTCAAGAAATGGTCGGTTCGCTGGCCGCTGCCGGCGCGATTAAGGAATCGGAAGTCGAAGGCATTATCGCCGCCATCATGAAGCGTGAAGAACTCGGCAGCACCGGCATTGGTCGTGGTGTTGCAGTTCCTCACACCAAGCACCCTAGCGTCGAAAAATTGGTCGGCACGGTCGGTGTCAGCCATGCCGGCGTCGATTTCAACAGTCTCGACGGCGATAAGGTTCAGCTGTTCTTCCTTCTCATCTCGCCACCGGATCGCCCCGGCGACCATCTGCGAGCTCTGGAGAACATCTCGCGTCAGCTTCGCGACGACACGTTTTGTCGCTTCCTGAAGCAGGCCCGTAGCACGGTCGACATCCAGACGCTTCTGGATGAGGCTGATGTGAGCCAGTTTGGTAGCTAA
- the raiA gene encoding ribosome-associated translation inhibitor RaiA, translating into MSLHLSQLQLGESSVQINIAARHGHLSEGTQERIAEKVEVVRRFFDRITGINVTVDPEHRVEHHQASWVELRVTLEHHDDLIAVCEADTTLAALDGVIDKMEAQLRKHKERLKEHRATSHKHIEPPTE; encoded by the coding sequence TTGTCGCTCCACTTGTCGCAATTACAGCTGGGAGAATCATCGGTGCAAATCAACATTGCCGCCCGTCATGGTCATTTGAGCGAAGGAACGCAGGAGCGTATCGCTGAAAAAGTCGAAGTGGTGCGGCGATTTTTCGATCGCATTACCGGCATCAACGTGACTGTCGATCCCGAGCATCGCGTCGAACATCATCAGGCGAGTTGGGTAGAATTGCGTGTGACGCTCGAGCATCACGACGACCTGATTGCTGTCTGCGAGGCGGATACTACCCTTGCGGCACTCGACGGCGTAATCGATAAGATGGAAGCACAGCTTCGCAAACACAAAGAGCGTTTGAAAGAGCACCGAGCCACGAGCCACAAGCATATCGAGCCTCCCACCGAATAA
- a CDS encoding platelet-activating factor acetylhydrolase IB subunit encodes MTLLLRNFFVALALVSTTFVSLRAEDKPAVDTVVPVPRDGGWMKRHESMNERVKKGNVDLLMIGDSITQGWEGAGKKVWEEFYTKRNAVNLGIGGDRTQHVLWRLENGNIEGIKPKLAVIMIGTNNSGGNKSEDIAAGVEAIVKKLRTSLPETKILILGIFPRGATAEDRQRKVNDGANAIIAKLADDKDVFFQDIGKAFLAEDGTLSKEIMPDLLHLNEKSYRIWAEQIEPNVKKLMGE; translated from the coding sequence ATGACTCTACTGCTCCGCAATTTCTTTGTCGCCCTGGCACTTGTCAGCACGACTTTTGTTTCGCTTCGCGCTGAAGACAAGCCAGCGGTTGATACCGTGGTGCCTGTGCCACGCGATGGTGGCTGGATGAAACGCCACGAGTCGATGAACGAGCGAGTTAAGAAAGGGAACGTCGATCTGCTGATGATCGGCGACAGCATTACGCAAGGCTGGGAAGGTGCCGGCAAGAAGGTATGGGAAGAGTTCTACACCAAGCGAAATGCCGTGAACCTCGGCATTGGTGGCGATCGCACCCAGCACGTGCTGTGGCGCCTTGAAAACGGCAACATCGAAGGGATTAAGCCGAAGCTGGCCGTGATCATGATCGGCACCAACAACTCCGGTGGCAACAAGTCGGAAGACATTGCCGCTGGTGTTGAAGCCATTGTGAAGAAGCTCCGCACGAGCCTTCCCGAAACAAAAATCCTGATCCTCGGAATCTTCCCACGTGGTGCCACCGCCGAAGATCGTCAACGCAAAGTGAACGATGGAGCTAACGCCATCATCGCCAAACTGGCCGACGACAAAGATGTCTTTTTCCAAGACATCGGCAAGGCATTCCTCGCAGAGGATGGCACGCTGAGCAAAGAGATCATGCCCGACCTGCTGCACCTCAACGAAAAGAGCTATCGCATTTGGGCCGAACAGATCGAACCCAATGTCAAGAAACTGATGGGCGAATAG
- a CDS encoding HPr family phosphocarrier protein: protein MSDQTLERNVMVTNPQGFHLRPASMFVKLACTFQSKVEILKGNDRFDGKSSLDLLTLGAGNGTTLTLRVSGVDASEAIEALAALVESGFGENNPG from the coding sequence ATGTCTGACCAAACCCTCGAGCGGAACGTGATGGTGACCAATCCGCAAGGGTTCCATCTGCGCCCTGCCAGCATGTTTGTGAAGCTCGCCTGCACCTTTCAGAGCAAAGTGGAAATTCTGAAGGGAAACGACCGATTCGACGGCAAAAGTAGCCTGGACTTGTTGACGCTGGGGGCAGGAAACGGTACGACTCTCACATTGCGTGTGAGTGGCGTCGACGCTTCTGAAGCGATCGAGGCCCTGGCCGCACTCGTCGAATCTGGATTTGGCGAGAACAATCCGGGCTAA
- a CDS encoding RluA family pseudouridine synthase: MAILQKTLVITESNLAELHRLDLAVKQLSGFSREQVRGLLDHQCVKLNGAVTDEPGQPLSVDDRIEIAFDPHHRYHPKKKIRGGLGFGIVYEDRHLIVVEKPAALLTVPTPKNDRGTLLERVANYVKIVSRGKGAFQVHRLDRGVSGLLIFGKTTELAQMLRDQFAMHKPEREYVAIVRGKLDKPEGMIESFLATDRDLNRYSTDDESIGQHAVTHYRVIEELAGASVVQVWLETGRRNQIRVHFAEAGHPLIGDQRYRADEAADTRWTHARIALHARLLGLSHPMTGEPLRFESPLPHEMKNFIRAAKRKSR; the protein is encoded by the coding sequence ATGGCCATTCTTCAAAAAACGCTCGTCATTACCGAATCGAATCTCGCCGAGCTCCATCGTCTCGACTTGGCAGTGAAACAGCTTTCAGGCTTCTCGCGCGAGCAAGTTCGTGGACTTCTTGATCATCAATGTGTGAAGCTCAACGGCGCGGTAACGGACGAGCCTGGCCAGCCACTCTCGGTCGACGATCGGATCGAAATCGCTTTCGATCCACATCATCGCTACCATCCCAAAAAGAAGATTCGGGGTGGTCTGGGTTTTGGTATCGTCTACGAAGATCGGCACCTCATCGTGGTCGAGAAACCAGCGGCACTGCTCACTGTGCCAACCCCCAAAAACGACCGTGGAACGTTGCTCGAACGTGTCGCAAATTACGTGAAAATTGTGTCGCGGGGCAAAGGTGCGTTTCAAGTGCATCGTCTTGATCGAGGCGTATCGGGCCTGCTGATCTTCGGAAAGACGACCGAACTGGCGCAAATGCTGCGCGATCAATTTGCGATGCATAAACCAGAGCGCGAGTATGTGGCGATTGTGCGCGGCAAACTCGATAAACCGGAAGGAATGATCGAGAGCTTTCTGGCAACCGATCGCGATTTGAATCGCTATTCGACCGACGATGAATCGATTGGTCAGCATGCAGTGACGCACTATCGCGTGATTGAAGAGCTGGCAGGCGCTTCGGTGGTCCAAGTCTGGCTAGAAACGGGGCGTCGCAACCAGATTCGCGTTCACTTCGCCGAAGCGGGGCATCCGCTGATTGGCGACCAGCGTTATCGCGCCGATGAAGCAGCCGACACGCGCTGGACGCATGCGCGGATTGCGCTCCACGCACGTCTGCTTGGGCTGTCGCATCCCATGACGGGGGAACCACTCCGGTTTGAATCCCCACTCCCTCACGAGATGAAGAATTTCATTCGCGCTGCGAAACGCAAGTCGCGCTAG
- a CDS encoding DUF1080 domain-containing protein — MKIRQTLLVLTALAALATSGWAAEPSVISPKLDADLSAWSFKNSKEKSQWAVGFAKLDATNEAKLAFSDSGEGAAGLVNKTGGGVDIYTNEKFGDCTISLELMVPKGSNSGIYVLGEYEVQILDSFGKAKVGPGDLGGLYGASAPLKNAAKKPGEWQTIEIVFTAPKFEGDKKIANAKFVKVTLNGEVIHENVEMKGPTPSGVTGKEAATGPLMFQGDHGAVALRNIQITPAK, encoded by the coding sequence ATGAAGATTCGTCAAACCTTGCTCGTCCTCACCGCCCTCGCTGCGCTTGCTACGAGCGGATGGGCCGCTGAGCCATCCGTCATCAGCCCCAAGCTCGACGCCGATCTCTCGGCCTGGAGCTTCAAGAATTCGAAAGAGAAGAGCCAGTGGGCCGTCGGATTTGCCAAACTCGATGCCACCAATGAAGCCAAGCTAGCGTTTAGCGACTCGGGCGAAGGTGCTGCGGGGCTGGTGAACAAGACCGGCGGCGGAGTCGACATCTACACCAATGAAAAGTTCGGCGACTGCACGATCTCGCTCGAGCTCATGGTTCCCAAGGGATCCAATAGCGGCATTTATGTCCTGGGCGAATACGAAGTGCAGATCCTCGATAGCTTTGGCAAAGCCAAGGTCGGTCCTGGCGATCTCGGTGGCTTGTATGGGGCGAGTGCTCCACTAAAGAACGCCGCGAAGAAACCAGGTGAATGGCAAACGATTGAAATCGTCTTCACTGCCCCCAAGTTTGAAGGGGACAAGAAGATCGCCAATGCCAAGTTCGTGAAGGTGACGCTCAACGGCGAAGTGATTCACGAGAATGTCGAAATGAAGGGGCCAACCCCATCGGGTGTGACTGGCAAAGAAGCAGCAACCGGTCCGCTGATGTTCCAAGGTGATCACGGTGCTGTTGCGCTACGCAACATCCAGATCACGCCCGCAAAATAG